A genome region from Salinigranum halophilum includes the following:
- a CDS encoding phage tail protein: MSAGDGARPYLNFRFVVEVDSLVAGGFTEVSGLEREVETEAYDEGGVNDHTHTLRSGVTSPNLVLRRGLTDADTLWNWLQRVADGDVERKTVLVFLQDATGEAARGWAFREAYPVRWAGPAFAAESGDVAIETLELTHTGVSTVDGV, from the coding sequence ATGAGTGCCGGTGACGGGGCTCGACCATACCTGAACTTCCGATTCGTCGTCGAGGTCGACTCGCTGGTCGCGGGCGGGTTCACCGAGGTATCCGGGCTGGAACGCGAGGTCGAAACCGAAGCGTACGACGAGGGGGGCGTCAACGACCACACCCACACGCTCCGGTCCGGGGTGACGTCACCGAACCTCGTCCTCCGCCGTGGACTGACGGACGCGGACACGCTCTGGAACTGGCTCCAGCGGGTCGCCGACGGCGACGTCGAACGCAAGACCGTCCTCGTGTTCCTGCAGGACGCCACGGGAGAAGCAGCGCGCGGCTGGGCGTTCAGGGAGGCGTACCCGGTCAGGTGGGCCGGGCCAGCGTTCGCAGCCGAGAGCGGGGACGTCGCCATCGAGACGCTCGAACTGACGCACACGGGCGTCAGCACGGTCGACGGGGTATGA
- a CDS encoding CIS tube protein, whose amino-acid sequence MAGRATDRDLPKAKVVVLEGEHQGDEIRFRFNPSEYSVDRGMNYGEQTVAGVTTPLTQFVSGESETLSMELFFDTTEDPETTDVREKTNRLDWLLDIDGQLHAPPKCRFVWGTFEFKAVLTSANKRFTMFRRDGTPIRARADVSFRRYRTPEEQAQETPKQSADRRTVWEVTASDTLPLIADAEYGDPTRWRPIADANDIANPRELRPGTELVVPKLEPDSR is encoded by the coding sequence ATGGCCGGTCGCGCGACGGACCGGGACCTGCCGAAGGCGAAGGTCGTCGTCCTCGAGGGCGAGCACCAGGGCGACGAAATCCGCTTCCGGTTCAACCCGTCGGAGTACAGCGTCGACCGGGGGATGAACTACGGCGAGCAGACGGTCGCGGGCGTGACGACGCCGCTCACCCAGTTCGTCAGTGGCGAGTCTGAGACGCTGTCGATGGAGCTGTTCTTCGACACGACCGAAGACCCGGAGACGACCGACGTGCGGGAGAAGACGAACCGTCTCGACTGGCTGCTCGACATCGACGGACAGCTCCACGCGCCCCCGAAATGCCGGTTCGTCTGGGGTACCTTCGAGTTCAAGGCCGTCCTGACGAGCGCGAACAAGCGGTTCACTATGTTCCGTCGCGACGGCACGCCGATTCGCGCCCGAGCGGACGTGAGTTTCCGGCGGTACCGCACCCCCGAGGAGCAGGCACAGGAGACGCCGAAGCAGTCGGCCGACCGGCGCACCGTCTGGGAGGTGACGGCGAGCGATACGCTCCCGCTCATCGCCGACGCGGAGTACGGCGACCCGACGCGGTGGCGACCCATCGCGGACGCGAACGACATCGCGAACCCCCGTGAGCTACGTCCTGGAACAGAGCTCGTCGTCCCGAAACTGGAGCCAGACTCCCGATGA
- a CDS encoding eCIS core domain-containing protein encodes MTRPRHQRTDDRAGQTNDVESSGPESTRDTTHDFARGNDVDGSARRATAVTELHRQRGNQAAQQLAAGETSGSRFDRDVSDSDGATRADTTARHSGEPAIEHAPPLARRRLERSVDSLPPISIDRGPSAQRALDRADGIAAARGTRIIARPGAFDGEQGVEHLAHEVAHVLQQTSSEANSAGVDAAESDAASFARDVSAGRSATTTVSTPTRWALQSEGRQQQASDDSIVAMIVRPESQRIEFRTQSGVTFQYEYTGSVVDAYVGEGTPEGTHRGERVGKNIVIENFEAEQFGRIVPNERNPVLGDLVFASTFQVWVAAETSEPTPADTDRTERQQSGTDGDTEGTRRDARSGGGHTGWVQSEFLADIQMIVQEMRTLSNVLWFFAGVVIGAKSEVSLETLAKLDEKYLRAVTQWQFQHWDAYLSGIKNGVVNELKGIYEMVVNIDELLTTAIEMFEYVATEATPPTMRQAGRQVGQGVGKRVEKLLNSSGADFMRQLGEVLAPLILELLVSLASSGVGAGLKAAKVFGKLAEKFPKANSVPDLFDDPDQAAKRLRNRRDRDEDESPEDGDSEEQPTPRDLTLGERQARERGWPIAEEALPKGHHWHGNRGGDPRLHRNPGYGGDRYEYDPDEGTFKRASSSSSRTVSRPRLRYGKKVARLPDSQFRHFEMPLSGDAATAQRRLLRRIETGEQKARDAGKEYQELVAENLGAPDLQEVRRATDGGAGRRMDVGTEHEVTLEGRDGPFSTGKLDQLWLDMRDHGRVQLTVPQLSDEAADQLRRLAAQAQGEFDRKIMVFVRETATDAPAPWE; translated from the coding sequence ATGACCCGACCCCGTCACCAGCGGACAGACGACCGAGCGGGTCAGACGAACGACGTCGAATCGAGCGGACCCGAGTCGACGCGAGATACGACGCACGACTTCGCGCGTGGGAACGACGTGGACGGCTCGGCCCGGCGAGCGACGGCCGTCACCGAACTCCACCGCCAGCGCGGGAACCAGGCTGCCCAGCAGTTGGCGGCCGGAGAAACGTCCGGAAGCCGCTTCGACCGGGACGTCTCCGACAGCGACGGGGCGACACGTGCCGACACGACTGCAAGGCACTCTGGAGAGCCGGCGATCGAACATGCGCCGCCGCTGGCCAGGCGACGACTGGAACGGAGCGTCGACTCGCTGCCGCCGATCAGTATCGACCGTGGGCCGAGCGCACAGCGGGCGCTGGACCGCGCAGACGGGATTGCCGCTGCACGGGGAACTCGGATAATCGCGCGACCGGGTGCCTTCGATGGTGAGCAGGGTGTCGAGCACCTCGCCCACGAGGTCGCACACGTGCTCCAGCAGACGTCGTCGGAAGCGAACTCGGCAGGTGTCGACGCTGCCGAGTCGGATGCGGCGTCGTTCGCGCGGGACGTGTCTGCTGGCCGCTCGGCGACGACGACCGTTTCGACGCCAACGCGGTGGGCGCTCCAGTCGGAGGGCCGACAGCAACAGGCGTCCGACGACTCCATCGTCGCGATGATCGTCCGCCCCGAGTCACAGCGAATCGAGTTCCGGACACAGTCCGGTGTGACGTTCCAGTACGAGTACACGGGATCGGTTGTGGACGCGTACGTCGGAGAGGGGACACCCGAAGGAACCCACCGGGGAGAAAGAGTCGGCAAGAACATCGTCATCGAAAACTTCGAAGCGGAGCAGTTCGGGCGTATCGTCCCGAACGAGCGGAATCCCGTCCTCGGCGACCTCGTGTTCGCCTCGACGTTCCAGGTCTGGGTCGCCGCAGAAACGTCAGAGCCCACACCCGCCGACACGGACCGAACGGAGCGACAGCAGTCGGGAACGGACGGGGACACAGAGGGAACTCGTCGTGACGCCCGGTCTGGAGGGGGCCACACGGGATGGGTTCAGAGTGAGTTCCTCGCTGACATCCAGATGATCGTACAGGAAATGCGGACCCTCTCGAACGTCCTGTGGTTCTTCGCGGGGGTTGTGATCGGCGCGAAGTCCGAGGTGTCGTTGGAGACACTCGCCAAACTCGACGAGAAGTATCTCAGGGCAGTCACCCAGTGGCAGTTCCAGCATTGGGACGCCTATCTGAGCGGCATCAAGAACGGCGTCGTGAACGAGCTGAAGGGGATCTACGAGATGGTCGTCAACATCGACGAACTTCTGACGACGGCCATCGAGATGTTCGAGTACGTGGCGACCGAGGCGACACCCCCGACGATGCGTCAAGCCGGCCGTCAGGTGGGGCAGGGCGTCGGAAAGCGAGTCGAGAAGCTCCTCAACAGTTCCGGTGCCGACTTCATGCGCCAACTCGGAGAGGTGCTGGCTCCGCTGATTCTCGAACTCCTCGTCTCCCTCGCGAGCAGCGGCGTCGGTGCCGGTCTCAAGGCGGCGAAAGTCTTCGGGAAGCTCGCCGAGAAGTTCCCGAAGGCGAACAGCGTACCCGACCTGTTCGATGACCCCGACCAAGCAGCGAAGCGACTTCGGAACCGACGGGACCGAGACGAGGACGAAAGCCCAGAGGACGGGGACAGCGAGGAACAGCCGACACCGCGCGATCTCACGCTCGGCGAGCGGCAGGCAAGAGAACGCGGCTGGCCGATCGCCGAGGAGGCGTTACCGAAAGGGCACCACTGGCACGGCAACCGGGGCGGCGACCCACGTCTCCATCGGAACCCCGGGTACGGGGGTGACCGGTACGAGTACGACCCCGACGAGGGGACATTCAAGAGGGCGAGTTCCTCGAGTTCGAGAACGGTCTCGCGCCCCCGGTTGCGGTACGGCAAGAAGGTTGCACGGCTCCCCGACTCGCAGTTCCGACATTTCGAGATGCCACTGAGCGGCGACGCGGCGACGGCACAGCGACGCCTCCTCAGACGCATCGAAACCGGCGAACAGAAAGCCAGAGACGCCGGCAAGGAGTATCAGGAACTGGTCGCCGAAAACCTCGGCGCACCGGACCTGCAGGAGGTGCGACGGGCGACAGACGGTGGAGCGGGTCGACGCATGGACGTCGGCACCGAACACGAGGTCACGCTCGAGGGGCGTGATGGCCCCTTCTCGACGGGGAAACTGGACCAGCTATGGCTCGACATGCGTGACCACGGGCGAGTGCAGTTGACGGTGCCACAGCTGTCGGACGAAGCGGCCGACCAACTACGTCGTCTCGCCGCACAGGCACAGGGGGAATTCGATCGGAAAATCATGGTGTTCGTCCGGGAGACAGCGACAGATGCGCCCGCCCCCTGGGAGTGA
- a CDS encoding ATP-binding protein has protein sequence MTTASDAERDRRDPYADSTAHLLDELTRIDCLLRRYLRQWRATDRTTDGGGLYVSDAEVDRILAASRGRTCPTTGEDEETARAAELRRTIDERVAATPEADTDLRLRTLVERFGLTRRHVDALLVAVAPEFDLDYEKVYAYLQDDLTRKRPTVGLVLRVLGSTRWERLDARHLLADGSPLVRAGLVRLRPPERGAPLLAHQVTVDHRVVSFLLGGDDPDPAVADSIEVVMPETTAAALPLDEAVRQDVASLAPSPDSTPVVQYVSGPYGVGRDAAVEALCAELDRPLVRVDGARLRDCGDDAVDRVVREARLRGGLLHLTTLDPPDDGDATALARDLCELSEHVFLSGETEWRPPKDVETHDVRSLSLPRPGYTRRKELWDRRADALPSALDTADLAATFALTAGQIDDALADAARDGRVTTDALYRGCRAQSRETLGSLARRTQPTDTWDDIVLPADERRQLREVAAHVAHRGTVYTDWGFDDRFSLGTGLNVLFSGPSGTGKTMAAGIIANGAGLDLFKIDLASVVSKYIGETEEHLKRIFDEAEHSDAILFFDEADALFGERSEVSDSHDRYANIEVSYLLQRMEEHDGVVILTTNFAENIDDAFRRRITLTVEFPRPEFDSRYAIWRSAFPAETPVGDLDYRFLASFDLTGGNIENVALTAAFLAADEESTVEMRHVVRALRRELQKTGRLVNPEAFGEYREVIERG, from the coding sequence ATGACGACGGCATCCGACGCGGAGCGCGACCGGCGGGACCCGTACGCGGACTCCACGGCACATCTCCTCGACGAACTGACCCGCATCGACTGTCTCCTGCGTCGCTACCTCCGCCAGTGGCGGGCGACCGACCGGACCACCGACGGCGGCGGGTTGTACGTCTCCGACGCGGAGGTCGATCGGATCCTCGCCGCGAGTCGGGGTCGGACGTGCCCGACGACCGGGGAGGACGAGGAGACGGCCCGAGCGGCGGAGCTTCGCCGAACGATCGACGAACGGGTCGCGGCGACGCCCGAGGCCGACACCGACCTGCGGCTGCGGACGCTCGTGGAGCGGTTCGGACTGACGAGACGACACGTCGACGCTCTGCTGGTGGCCGTCGCGCCGGAGTTCGACCTCGACTACGAGAAGGTGTACGCCTACCTCCAGGACGACCTCACGAGGAAACGGCCGACGGTGGGGCTGGTGCTCCGGGTGCTAGGCTCGACCCGGTGGGAGCGCCTCGACGCCAGACACCTCCTGGCGGACGGCTCGCCGCTCGTCCGTGCCGGGTTAGTTCGGCTGCGACCGCCGGAGCGCGGCGCGCCGCTGTTGGCGCATCAGGTGACCGTCGACCACCGCGTCGTCTCGTTTCTGCTCGGGGGCGACGACCCGGACCCGGCCGTCGCCGACTCCATCGAGGTCGTGATGCCGGAGACGACCGCCGCAGCGCTCCCGCTCGACGAGGCGGTTCGGCAAGACGTGGCCAGCCTCGCGCCGTCGCCCGACTCGACGCCGGTCGTGCAGTACGTCTCCGGTCCCTACGGTGTCGGGAGGGACGCCGCCGTCGAAGCGCTGTGTGCCGAACTCGACCGACCGCTGGTCCGTGTCGACGGGGCGCGGCTCCGTGACTGTGGCGACGACGCCGTCGACCGGGTCGTCAGGGAGGCGCGGCTCCGCGGCGGACTCCTCCATCTGACGACCCTCGACCCGCCCGACGACGGGGACGCAACCGCTCTCGCACGCGACCTGTGTGAGCTCTCGGAGCACGTCTTCCTCAGCGGCGAGACGGAGTGGCGACCGCCGAAGGACGTCGAGACCCACGACGTCAGGTCGCTCTCTCTCCCCCGCCCGGGGTACACACGCCGGAAGGAGCTGTGGGACCGCCGGGCCGACGCCCTCCCGTCGGCGCTCGACACGGCAGACCTCGCCGCCACGTTCGCGCTGACCGCGGGACAGATCGACGACGCTCTCGCCGACGCGGCGCGGGACGGTCGCGTCACCACCGACGCTCTCTACCGGGGGTGTCGGGCCCAGTCGCGGGAGACGCTCGGCTCGCTCGCCCGGCGGACCCAGCCGACCGACACCTGGGACGACATCGTCCTGCCGGCCGACGAACGCCGGCAACTCCGCGAGGTGGCCGCACACGTCGCCCACCGCGGCACGGTGTACACGGACTGGGGGTTCGACGACCGGTTCAGCCTCGGCACTGGGCTGAACGTTCTCTTCAGCGGTCCCTCGGGGACGGGCAAGACGATGGCCGCCGGCATCATCGCCAACGGGGCAGGCCTCGACCTGTTCAAGATCGACCTCGCCAGCGTCGTGAGCAAGTATATCGGCGAGACCGAAGAGCACCTCAAACGTATCTTCGACGAGGCCGAACACAGCGACGCCATCCTCTTTTTCGACGAGGCGGACGCGCTGTTCGGCGAGCGCTCCGAGGTGTCGGATTCACACGACCGCTACGCCAACATCGAGGTGAGCTACCTGCTCCAGCGCATGGAGGAGCACGACGGCGTGGTCATCCTGACGACGAACTTCGCCGAGAACATCGACGACGCCTTCCGCCGGCGGATCACCCTCACCGTCGAGTTCCCCAGACCGGAGTTCGACTCCCGGTACGCCATCTGGCGGTCGGCCTTCCCGGCGGAGACGCCCGTCGGTGACCTCGACTACCGATTCCTCGCATCGTTCGACCTCACCGGTGGCAACATCGAGAACGTCGCGCTGACCGCGGCGTTCCTCGCGGCCGACGAGGAGTCGACGGTGGAGATGCGACACGTGGTCCGGGCGTTGCGTCGGGAACTCCAGAAGACGGGTCGGCTGGTGAATCCGGAGGCGTTCGGGGAGTATCGGGAGGTGATCGAGAGAGGATGA
- a CDS encoding phage late control D family protein: MSLTHLEDDYDHFYNPRFELELGGRTVREADGTITGLSVETALDRTNRVSFALNEPYDHEQGGFPAFVDRPVTKGTSVVVRMGYGTTLRRLFSGTVESVQPNFPASGGPTVEVSGRDSSYAMTKSKRSQSWDDTTLSSIVTDVVSDYDFEGTAVDVPSSADIQFAKRVQQEQTDYAFLDERIARRFGLELFVRNGTFHCRGPDPLATPVLTLTYGRSLRSFRPNREDTDVGVGEVEVRDWDASGKSEITATATVPGGTGETSSRSIAVESQAEADRIATAVANELAAGVGGQCETIGLPEIREGKVVRLNGLSQPFDGPYYVERTTHRMDDSGYTTSFEARDATVFEGVL, encoded by the coding sequence ATGAGCCTCACACACCTCGAAGACGACTACGACCACTTCTACAACCCCCGCTTCGAGTTGGAACTCGGCGGGCGGACGGTCCGCGAGGCCGATGGAACGATCACGGGGCTGTCGGTCGAGACGGCGCTCGACCGGACGAACCGCGTCTCGTTCGCGCTGAACGAGCCGTACGACCACGAGCAGGGCGGCTTCCCGGCGTTCGTCGACCGGCCGGTGACGAAGGGGACGTCCGTCGTCGTCAGGATGGGCTACGGCACCACACTCCGGCGGCTGTTCTCGGGGACGGTCGAATCCGTCCAGCCGAACTTCCCGGCGTCGGGCGGGCCGACCGTCGAGGTGAGCGGGCGGGACAGTTCGTACGCGATGACCAAGAGCAAGCGGTCACAGTCGTGGGACGACACGACGCTCAGCTCCATCGTGACCGACGTCGTCTCCGACTACGACTTCGAGGGCACGGCGGTCGACGTTCCGTCGTCGGCCGACATCCAGTTCGCGAAGCGCGTCCAGCAGGAGCAGACCGACTACGCGTTCCTCGACGAACGGATCGCCCGCCGGTTCGGACTCGAACTGTTCGTCCGAAACGGCACGTTCCACTGCCGGGGCCCCGACCCGCTGGCGACGCCGGTGCTGACGCTCACGTACGGTCGGTCTCTTCGGTCGTTCCGGCCGAACCGCGAGGACACTGACGTGGGGGTCGGCGAGGTCGAAGTGCGCGACTGGGACGCATCGGGCAAGAGCGAGATCACCGCGACGGCGACCGTCCCCGGCGGCACGGGCGAGACGAGCAGCCGGAGCATCGCCGTCGAATCACAGGCGGAGGCCGACCGCATCGCGACGGCGGTCGCGAACGAACTGGCGGCGGGCGTGGGCGGGCAGTGTGAGACCATCGGCCTCCCGGAGATACGGGAGGGGAAAGTGGTTCGTCTCAACGGTCTGAGCCAGCCGTTCGACGGGCCGTACTACGTCGAGCGAACGACGCACCGGATGGACGACTCCGGCTACACGACGTCGTTCGAGGCGCGCGACGCGACCGTCTTCGAGGGGGTCCTCTGA
- a CDS encoding DUF4255 domain-containing protein, with translation MDNELKGEVTTMTAQSPHARIADVGETLVDLLHEEIKQRIEFKKNEVALVSPADAASSVRLTLWLYHVTENSQLRDVDRPNLTAAVEERSPLVLDLHYLLTVHPTGSGQGSQGGVSTATTSEQHELLGLAMQVLYDNAILHGEALPASLADSELRITIEQQSMDELTNLWSTFRDHALQPSVAYRVTPVVIDSTVERPKRRVEELTIEEHTPS, from the coding sequence GTGGACAACGAACTGAAAGGAGAGGTGACGACGATGACGGCCCAGTCGCCCCACGCTCGCATCGCCGACGTGGGGGAGACGCTCGTCGACCTGCTGCACGAGGAGATCAAACAGCGGATCGAGTTCAAAAAGAACGAGGTCGCGCTCGTCTCGCCAGCCGACGCCGCCAGCAGCGTCCGGCTCACCCTCTGGCTGTACCACGTTACCGAGAACAGCCAGTTGCGTGACGTCGACCGACCGAACCTGACCGCAGCGGTTGAGGAGCGGTCACCGCTCGTCCTCGACCTGCATTATCTGCTGACAGTCCACCCGACCGGCAGCGGTCAGGGGAGCCAGGGCGGCGTCTCGACGGCGACGACGAGCGAACAGCACGAGCTACTCGGGCTGGCGATGCAGGTGCTCTACGACAATGCGATCCTCCACGGCGAGGCGCTCCCGGCGTCGCTCGCCGACAGCGAACTCCGGATCACCATCGAGCAGCAGTCGATGGACGAGCTCACGAACCTGTGGAGTACGTTCCGGGACCACGCGTTGCAACCGTCCGTGGCGTACCGCGTCACGCCGGTCGTCATCGACTCCACCGTCGAACGGCCGAAAAGGCGTGTCGAGGAACTGACCATCGAGGAGCACACCCCGTCATGA
- a CDS encoding phage tail protein, giving the protein MPDRHGPYRNQRFLLEIDGIAIAGFSTANIPENSTEVIEYREGNDPPTPQKLWSLNSFGNLTLEKGTTDDSVALFEWRKLVEQGKLSEARRSIAIVVLDEEGNAGPRFECKNAWVRQYDAPDLDASGSEVAIESIEIVHEGMERTA; this is encoded by the coding sequence ATGCCAGACAGACACGGCCCGTACCGGAACCAGCGGTTCTTACTCGAGATCGACGGCATCGCCATCGCCGGCTTCAGCACGGCCAACATCCCCGAGAACTCGACGGAGGTAATCGAGTACCGCGAGGGGAACGACCCGCCGACACCACAGAAACTCTGGAGTCTCAACAGCTTCGGGAACCTCACCCTCGAGAAGGGGACGACTGACGACTCCGTCGCGCTGTTCGAGTGGCGCAAACTCGTCGAGCAAGGCAAACTGAGCGAGGCGCGTCGGTCCATCGCCATCGTGGTCCTCGACGAGGAGGGCAACGCCGGTCCACGGTTCGAATGCAAGAACGCCTGGGTCCGGCAGTACGACGCCCCTGACCTCGACGCCAGCGGGAGTGAGGTCGCCATCGAATCGATCGAAATCGTCCACGAAGGGATGGAGCGCACGGCATGA
- a CDS encoding phage tail sheath C-terminal domain-containing protein produces the protein MPQYKAPGVYVEEVERGAKPIEGVGTSTAGFLGETERGPTAPRLVTSYADYQRLFGGVVEGRYLAQAVQGFFQNGGSRCYVGRVTSETVETATGNLPALGATIGHLRAERDTLDFGLVADDQTPTREVDVEPVAEVGDETVTITNLAITGDRRADFEVATEVPSEGLPVEAGDPHPIAVTFTHQSGASSGNNPTLEVTVAGEATADSVTLAGEALGDPLGSANNDGTFGYSTGTLDFGSVPVGATTAHTVTFQNLGSTAVTLGDPGTSVSDSSSPFELARPDAYADQTVESTEAVEVLVTATPGSAGESTDTLTLEDESGNATTVDLAVTGVVTDEVLAEEAGTQSNDGALTTAADTQAFGTFVEGNTRTFRLHNRGEAAVTVTDSTWSGDGDAFRLHETDEIDDGGLTIPGGSSVELTVQAAQAAGETTATLTLNFSYQSGGTPQTDSVSITVEADVVESLIELAAVGPGDWGAGVAVTVSDASLYEQSTNDLFQVAVRYWRDPADRAVARAVLADPGRALDEAPDPDVEELYDNLSPKAASSDHYGTTLSGNSTLVDVVDENSRDDGPRPANGTVWLDADFPDEAVEAGDYDGDAVDPDDRTGFAAFEQVDEITMVCVPDEHEYDSGLSGKVVTHCTGMGDRFAILNSPPSPDPPGALQPTERSDFAAFYYPWLTIGHPETGRDQDVPPGGHVAGIYARSDQQQGVHKAPANEQVRGIRGLQKTVSTGDQETLNPRGVNCIRTFRGRGTRVWGARTTSSDPAWKYVNVRRLFLFVEESIDEGTQWVVFEPNDEQLWARVRQTIRNFLTSVWQDGALMGTTPEQAFYVKCDRSTMTQNDIDNGRLICEIGIAPVKPAEFVIFRISQKTASAE, from the coding sequence ATGCCCCAGTACAAAGCGCCAGGCGTGTACGTCGAGGAGGTCGAACGCGGCGCGAAACCGATCGAAGGCGTCGGGACGAGCACGGCTGGGTTCTTGGGAGAGACAGAGCGCGGACCGACAGCCCCGCGGCTCGTCACGAGCTACGCCGATTACCAGCGGCTGTTCGGAGGCGTCGTCGAGGGGAGATACCTCGCACAGGCCGTCCAGGGCTTCTTCCAGAACGGTGGGAGTCGCTGCTATGTCGGCCGGGTGACCTCGGAGACCGTCGAGACCGCGACCGGGAACCTCCCGGCACTGGGCGCGACCATCGGCCACCTCCGCGCGGAACGGGACACGCTCGATTTCGGTCTCGTCGCCGACGACCAGACCCCGACGAGAGAAGTCGACGTCGAACCGGTCGCGGAGGTGGGCGACGAGACGGTGACGATCACGAACCTCGCGATCACCGGTGACCGGAGAGCCGACTTCGAGGTCGCCACCGAGGTGCCGTCGGAGGGACTCCCGGTCGAAGCCGGCGACCCCCACCCAATCGCGGTCACGTTCACCCACCAGAGTGGCGCCTCCAGCGGCAACAACCCCACCCTCGAGGTGACGGTCGCTGGGGAAGCGACCGCCGACAGCGTGACCCTCGCCGGTGAGGCGCTCGGAGACCCGCTCGGGAGCGCGAACAACGACGGTACGTTCGGCTACTCGACCGGCACGCTCGATTTCGGGTCGGTGCCCGTCGGTGCGACCACGGCTCACACCGTCACGTTCCAGAACCTGGGTTCGACCGCCGTCACGCTGGGTGACCCCGGAACGAGCGTGAGCGACAGCAGTTCCCCTTTCGAGCTAGCCCGGCCCGATGCGTACGCGGACCAGACGGTCGAGTCGACCGAAGCGGTCGAGGTGCTCGTCACGGCGACGCCCGGGTCGGCGGGCGAATCGACGGACACGCTGACCCTCGAAGACGAGAGCGGCAACGCCACGACCGTTGATCTGGCGGTCACCGGCGTGGTCACGGACGAGGTACTCGCCGAGGAGGCGGGCACACAGAGCAACGACGGGGCCCTCACGACCGCAGCCGATACCCAGGCGTTCGGGACGTTCGTCGAGGGAAACACCCGGACGTTCAGGCTCCACAATCGCGGGGAAGCCGCTGTCACGGTGACCGACAGTACGTGGAGCGGCGACGGTGACGCGTTCCGCTTGCACGAGACCGACGAGATCGACGACGGCGGCCTGACGATTCCCGGCGGGTCGTCGGTCGAACTGACGGTCCAGGCTGCACAGGCCGCCGGCGAGACCACGGCGACACTGACGCTGAACTTCTCGTACCAGTCGGGTGGGACCCCCCAGACAGACAGCGTGTCGATCACCGTCGAGGCCGACGTCGTCGAGTCGCTCATCGAACTCGCGGCCGTCGGCCCCGGGGACTGGGGCGCGGGCGTCGCCGTCACCGTCTCAGACGCTTCGCTGTACGAGCAGTCTACCAACGACCTGTTCCAGGTCGCGGTCAGGTACTGGCGCGACCCGGCCGACCGTGCGGTCGCGCGGGCAGTGCTGGCGGACCCCGGCCGGGCGCTCGACGAGGCACCGGACCCCGACGTCGAAGAACTGTATGACAACCTCTCGCCGAAGGCAGCCTCCAGCGACCACTACGGGACGACCCTGAGTGGGAACTCGACGCTGGTCGACGTCGTCGACGAGAACAGCCGGGACGACGGACCGCGGCCGGCCAACGGGACCGTCTGGCTCGACGCCGACTTCCCGGACGAGGCTGTCGAAGCCGGCGACTACGATGGCGACGCCGTCGATCCCGACGACCGCACCGGGTTCGCCGCCTTCGAGCAGGTCGACGAGATCACGATGGTCTGTGTCCCCGACGAGCACGAGTACGACAGCGGGCTCTCGGGGAAAGTCGTCACCCACTGCACGGGGATGGGCGACCGCTTTGCCATCCTGAACTCGCCACCGTCGCCGGACCCGCCGGGTGCCTTACAGCCGACCGAGCGCTCGGACTTCGCGGCGTTTTACTACCCGTGGCTGACCATCGGCCACCCGGAGACGGGCCGCGACCAGGACGTCCCGCCGGGCGGTCACGTCGCCGGCATCTACGCCCGCTCCGACCAGCAACAGGGAGTTCACAAGGCACCGGCCAACGAGCAGGTCCGTGGCATCCGCGGGCTCCAGAAGACCGTCTCCACGGGCGACCAGGAGACACTCAACCCCCGCGGCGTCAACTGTATCCGTACGTTCCGCGGGCGGGGTACTCGCGTCTGGGGCGCTCGGACCACGTCCAGCGATCCGGCGTGGAAGTACGTCAACGTCCGCCGACTGTTCCTCTTCGTCGAGGAGTCCATCGACGAGGGGACCCAGTGGGTCGTCTTCGAGCCGAACGACGAACAGCTGTGGGCACGGGTCAGACAGACCATCCGCAACTTCCTCACGAGCGTCTGGCAGGACGGGGCGCTGATGGGGACGACGCCGGAGCAGGCGTTCTACGTCAAGTGCGACCGGTCGACGATGACCCAGAACGACATCGACAACGGCCGACTGATCTGTGAGATCGGGATCGCCCCGGTGAAGCCCGCGGAGTTCGTCATCTTCCGCATCTCACAGAAGACGGCCAGCGCGGAGTGA